A portion of the Cellulophaga algicola DSM 14237 genome contains these proteins:
- a CDS encoding DNA-directed RNA polymerase subunit alpha, with product MALFNFQKPDKVIMIDSTDFEGKFEFRPLEPGYGLTVGNALRRVLLSSLEGFAITSIRVDKVEHEFSVISGIVEDVTEIILNLKQVRFKRQIEDVDSETVSVSVSGKNQLTAGDFQKFISGFQVLNPDLVICNMDAKVNFNMELVIEKGRGYVPAEENKKSGAPIGTIAIDSIFTPIKNVKYSIENFRVEQKTDYEKLVFEIESDGSITPKDALTEGAKVLIHHFMLFSDERITLEADEIAQTETYDEESLHMRQLLKTKLVDMDLSVRALNCLKAAEVDTLGDLVSFNKNDLMKFRNFGKKSLTELEELVINKGLSFGMDLSKYKLDKD from the coding sequence ATGGCATTATTTAATTTTCAAAAACCTGATAAAGTTATAATGATTGATTCGACAGATTTCGAAGGGAAGTTTGAATTCCGCCCTTTGGAACCTGGTTATGGATTGACTGTTGGAAATGCTTTAAGAAGAGTTTTACTATCTTCTTTAGAAGGTTTTGCAATTACTTCTATTCGTGTAGATAAAGTAGAGCATGAGTTCTCTGTTATATCAGGAATCGTAGAAGATGTAACTGAAATAATTCTTAATTTAAAGCAAGTTCGTTTTAAAAGACAAATAGAGGACGTAGATTCTGAAACTGTTTCAGTTTCAGTAAGCGGTAAAAATCAACTTACAGCTGGAGACTTTCAGAAATTTATTTCTGGATTTCAAGTATTGAATCCTGATTTAGTAATCTGTAATATGGATGCTAAAGTTAACTTCAATATGGAGTTAGTTATTGAAAAAGGAAGAGGATATGTTCCTGCTGAAGAAAATAAAAAGTCTGGAGCACCAATTGGTACAATCGCAATTGATTCTATTTTTACACCTATTAAAAATGTAAAATATAGTATTGAAAACTTTCGTGTAGAACAAAAGACTGATTACGAAAAATTAGTTTTCGAAATTGAATCTGACGGATCTATTACACCAAAGGATGCATTAACAGAAGGTGCTAAGGTTTTAATTCATCACTTTATGTTATTCTCTGATGAGCGTATTACTTTAGAAGCTGATGAAATTGCACAAACTGAAACTTATGACGAGGAGTCCCTACACATGCGTCAGTTATTAAAAACAAAATTAGTAGATATGGATCTTTCGGTTCGTGCTCTAAATTGTTTAAAAGCTGCGGAAGTAGATACTTTAGGAGACTTAGTTTCTTTTAATAAGAATGATTTAATGAAGTTTAGAAACTTCGGTAAAAAATCATTGACAGAGCTAGAAGAACTTGTAATCAATAAAGGTTTAAGTTTCGGTATGGATTTGTCAAAATATAAATTAGATAAAGATTAA